One window of the bacterium genome contains the following:
- a CDS encoding beta galactosidase jelly roll domain-containing protein, whose amino-acid sequence KKLQAAQVAAPDFDASAWRELETPGGWETKAADLKDYDGIAWYRKEFALQEVPAASVALKVGAVDDEDWTYLNGQLVGHIGTDNHPEEYWSADRVYAVPPGLLRVGTNVLVVRVSDLRGGGGIMRGPLGLFEPGRWLESYYLDEPAALDDPYRYNRW is encoded by the coding sequence AAGAAGCTGCAGGCGGCACAGGTGGCGGCGCCGGACTTCGACGCCTCGGCCTGGCGGGAGCTGGAGACGCCCGGCGGGTGGGAGACGAAGGCCGCCGATCTGAAGGACTATGACGGGATCGCGTGGTACCGCAAGGAGTTCGCGCTTCAGGAGGTCCCGGCGGCGTCCGTCGCGCTGAAGGTGGGGGCGGTGGATGATGAGGACTGGACCTATCTGAACGGGCAACTGGTGGGGCACATCGGCACCGACAACCACCCGGAGGAGTACTGGTCGGCCGACCGCGTCTATGCCGTGCCGCCGGGGCTGCTGCGCGTAGGGACGAACGTGCTGGTGGTGCGGGTCAGCGACCTGCGCGGGGGTGGGGGCATCATGCGCGGGCCGCTGGGGCTGTTCGAGCCGGGGCGGTGGCTGGAGTCGTACTACCTGGATGAGCCGGCGGCGCTGGATGACCCGTATCGGTACAACCGGTGGTAG
- a CDS encoding glycoside hydrolase family 16 protein, with protein MSEASRTDGAKPPVEKPGWRLTFADDFDRPQLNDMYWFPAYRSGRKEYFRRLGKPSRWVDHNAHTVIEDSVLKLRIDETLPFRPDKSTPCVSCVQTSDHRFGATPDEFQVLDKFAQKYGWFEVRCKCPRGEGLLSAFWLHQCDPTKQEYTPDGRRREVGEGVVEIDIIEQQGRLIGDASSAVDLNVHFTPDAHYRPEVGVDASSDFHVWAMEWQEGRIDWYLDGTRLQTYEGPTPQERMFVLMALFQYSGWIGEIDPQMSYPRDLEVDYVRVYARETG; from the coding sequence ATGAGTGAGGCGTCACGGACGGATGGAGCGAAGCCGCCGGTGGAGAAGCCGGGGTGGCGGCTGACCTTTGCAGACGACTTCGACCGGCCACAACTGAATGACATGTACTGGTTCCCGGCGTACCGGTCGGGGCGCAAGGAGTACTTCCGGAGGCTGGGCAAGCCGAGTCGGTGGGTGGACCACAACGCCCACACCGTGATCGAGGACAGCGTCCTGAAGCTGCGGATTGATGAGACGCTGCCCTTCCGGCCGGACAAGAGCACCCCGTGCGTCAGTTGTGTGCAGACCTCGGACCACCGCTTCGGGGCGACGCCGGATGAGTTCCAGGTGCTCGACAAGTTCGCCCAGAAGTACGGCTGGTTCGAGGTCCGGTGCAAGTGTCCGCGCGGGGAGGGGCTGCTGAGCGCCTTCTGGCTGCACCAGTGCGACCCGACCAAGCAGGAGTACACGCCGGACGGTCGGCGGCGGGAAGTGGGCGAGGGGGTGGTGGAGATTGACATCATCGAGCAGCAGGGGCGGCTGATCGGCGATGCGAGCAGTGCCGTGGACCTCAACGTCCACTTCACGCCCGACGCCCACTACCGGCCTGAGGTCGGGGTGGACGCCTCCAGCGACTTCCACGTGTGGGCGATGGAATGGCAGGAGGGGCGGATAGACTGGTATCTGGACGGCACGCGCCTGCAGACCTACGAGGGCCCCACACCCCAGGAGCGGATGTTCGTCCTGATGGCGCTGTTCCAGTACTCGGGCTGGATCGGCGAGATTGACCCCCAGATGTCCTATCCCCGCGACCTCGAGGTGGACTACGTGCGGGTGTATGCCCGCGAGACGGGATAG